One Calypte anna isolate BGI_N300 unplaced genomic scaffold, bCalAnn1_v1.p scaffold_23_arrow_ctg1, whole genome shotgun sequence DNA segment encodes these proteins:
- the LOC103534471 gene encoding pepsin A-like isoform X2, translating to MMKSMRQTLQEQGLLEEFLLNHPYNPASKYYRTGTTEPMQNYMDNEYFGTIFIGTPPQRFTVIFDTGSSNLWVPSVYCRSPACLNHDRFNPALSSTFMATNDTLEITYGTGSMTGILGYDTTIISTIRIRNQIFGLAETEPGDTFFYTPFDSILGLAYPSISSSGATPVFDNMMRQHLVDKNLFSVYLSRHAMGGSFILFGGIDTAYTTNGITWINLSAETYWQISMDNVTINGTSVACRNGCQAIIDTGTSLLVIPSPALRSIQKAVGATRSGSVSCMNISKMPDLVFNINGTSFHIPPPGLCDSESRGLQPGFGWHGSPHGIRDPLDPGGCFHPGVLHHL from the exons ATGATGAAGTCCATGAGGCAGaccctgcaggagcagggcttgCTGGAGGAGTTCCTGCTCAACCACCCCTACAACCCAGCCTCCAAGTACTACCGGACCGGCACCACCGAGCCCATGCAGAACTACATGGAC AACGAGTACTTCGGCACCATTTTCATCGGCACGCCGCCCCAGCGCTTCACCGTTATCTTCGACACCGGCTCCTCCAACCTCTGGGTGCCCTCTGTCTACTGCAGGAGCCCTGCCTGCT tgAACCACGACCGCTTCAACCCAGCCCTGTCCTCCACCTTCATGGCCACCAACGACACCTTGGAGATCACCTATGGCACTGGCAGCATGACGGGCATCCTGGGCTACGACACCACCATC ATCTCCACCATCCGAATCCGGAACCAGATCTTTGGGCTGGCTGAAACAGAGCCTGGGGACACGTTCTTCTACACTCCCTTCGACAGCATCCTGGGCTTGGCTTACCCAAGTATCTCCTCCTCTGGAGCCACCCCAGTCTTTGACAACATGATGAGACAGCACCTGGTGGACAAGAACCTCTTCTCTGTCTACCTGAGCAG GCATGCCATGGGTGGCAGCTTCATCCTCTTCGGTGGCATCGACACCGCCTACACCACCAACGGCATCACCTGGATCAACCTCTCTGCTGAAACCTACTGGCAGATCTCCATGGACAA tgTCACCATTAATGGGACCTCAGTTGCCTGTCGCAATGGCTGCCAGGCCATCATCGACACGGGCACCTCGCTCCTCGTcatcccctcccctgccctccgCAGTATCCAGAAGGCCGTGGGGGCCACCCGCAGTGGCAGT GTCAGCTGCATGAATATCAGCAAGATGCCCGACCTCGTCTTCAACATCAACGGCACCTCCTTCCACATCCCCCCCCCAGGCCTATGTGACAGTG AGAGCCgggggctgcagcctggcttTGGATGGCATGGATCCCCCCACGGAATCCGGGACCCTCTGGATCCTGGGGGATGTTTTCATCCGGGAGTTCTACACCATCTTTGA
- the LOC103534471 gene encoding pepsin A-like isoform X1, with amino-acid sequence MNLLLLLTFVTLTHCTPARVSLRMMKSMRQTLQEQGLLEEFLLNHPYNPASKYYRTGTTEPMQNYMDNEYFGTIFIGTPPQRFTVIFDTGSSNLWVPSVYCRSPACLNHDRFNPALSSTFMATNDTLEITYGTGSMTGILGYDTTIISTIRIRNQIFGLAETEPGDTFFYTPFDSILGLAYPSISSSGATPVFDNMMRQHLVDKNLFSVYLSRHAMGGSFILFGGIDTAYTTNGITWINLSAETYWQISMDNVTINGTSVACRNGCQAIIDTGTSLLVIPSPALRSIQKAVGATRSGSVSCMNISKMPDLVFNINGTSFHIPPPGLCDSESRGLQPGFGWHGSPHGIRDPLDPGGCFHPGVLHHL; translated from the exons ATGaacctcctcctgctcctcaccttcGTCACCCTCACCCACTGCACTCCCGCCAG GGTGTCCCTGAGGATGATGAAGTCCATGAGGCAGaccctgcaggagcagggcttgCTGGAGGAGTTCCTGCTCAACCACCCCTACAACCCAGCCTCCAAGTACTACCGGACCGGCACCACCGAGCCCATGCAGAACTACATGGAC AACGAGTACTTCGGCACCATTTTCATCGGCACGCCGCCCCAGCGCTTCACCGTTATCTTCGACACCGGCTCCTCCAACCTCTGGGTGCCCTCTGTCTACTGCAGGAGCCCTGCCTGCT tgAACCACGACCGCTTCAACCCAGCCCTGTCCTCCACCTTCATGGCCACCAACGACACCTTGGAGATCACCTATGGCACTGGCAGCATGACGGGCATCCTGGGCTACGACACCACCATC ATCTCCACCATCCGAATCCGGAACCAGATCTTTGGGCTGGCTGAAACAGAGCCTGGGGACACGTTCTTCTACACTCCCTTCGACAGCATCCTGGGCTTGGCTTACCCAAGTATCTCCTCCTCTGGAGCCACCCCAGTCTTTGACAACATGATGAGACAGCACCTGGTGGACAAGAACCTCTTCTCTGTCTACCTGAGCAG GCATGCCATGGGTGGCAGCTTCATCCTCTTCGGTGGCATCGACACCGCCTACACCACCAACGGCATCACCTGGATCAACCTCTCTGCTGAAACCTACTGGCAGATCTCCATGGACAA tgTCACCATTAATGGGACCTCAGTTGCCTGTCGCAATGGCTGCCAGGCCATCATCGACACGGGCACCTCGCTCCTCGTcatcccctcccctgccctccgCAGTATCCAGAAGGCCGTGGGGGCCACCCGCAGTGGCAGT GTCAGCTGCATGAATATCAGCAAGATGCCCGACCTCGTCTTCAACATCAACGGCACCTCCTTCCACATCCCCCCCCCAGGCCTATGTGACAGTG AGAGCCgggggctgcagcctggcttTGGATGGCATGGATCCCCCCACGGAATCCGGGACCCTCTGGATCCTGGGGGATGTTTTCATCCGGGAGTTCTACACCATCTTTGA